Proteins found in one Terribacillus sp. DMT04 genomic segment:
- a CDS encoding carbohydrate ABC transporter permease yields MNAARELQSVPAEEQQPSKSRFAFLEGWLYLLPSIILFGVFVFYPMFRTIYLSFFLADQIGPFEFAGLENYQYIFSSDSFHSSIKATVLFVLFTVPATIILALFLALLTSEKIMGIGIFRTFFSSTMGMSVAASSVIWMFMYNPSIGVFSKIAQWLGLPVIQWLQNPDYALLAVSLSTIWMSTGFAYLIILGGLQNIDPHLYENARVAGVSYFYQLRRITLPMLSPTLFFIITVSFINAFQTFGQIDILTKGGPVESTNVIVYSIYKDAFINNDVGSASAQAVILFFCVLVLTVLQFKLGERKVHYQ; encoded by the coding sequence ATGAATGCCGCCCGCGAACTGCAGTCTGTTCCAGCAGAGGAACAGCAGCCAAGTAAGAGTCGATTTGCATTTCTTGAAGGCTGGCTCTATCTATTGCCTTCTATCATACTGTTCGGCGTCTTTGTTTTTTATCCAATGTTTCGCACCATATATTTAAGCTTTTTTCTAGCAGATCAGATTGGTCCATTTGAATTTGCCGGTCTGGAAAACTATCAATATATTTTTAGTTCTGATAGTTTTCATAGCAGTATAAAAGCTACCGTTCTGTTTGTGCTATTCACAGTTCCAGCAACTATCATACTGGCCCTTTTCCTAGCATTGCTGACCAGTGAGAAGATTATGGGAATAGGCATTTTCCGGACTTTCTTTTCTTCGACGATGGGGATGAGTGTAGCAGCATCCAGTGTCATCTGGATGTTTATGTACAACCCATCAATCGGGGTGTTCAGCAAGATTGCCCAGTGGCTTGGCTTACCAGTTATTCAATGGCTGCAAAACCCAGATTACGCTTTGCTGGCCGTCTCTCTTTCCACCATCTGGATGAGTACTGGTTTCGCATATCTAATTATATTAGGCGGTCTGCAAAATATTGATCCTCATCTATATGAGAATGCGCGAGTTGCGGGGGTAAGTTATTTTTATCAGCTGCGCCGCATTACACTGCCTATGCTGTCACCAACTTTGTTCTTTATCATAACCGTGTCCTTCATTAATGCTTTCCAGACATTCGGTCAAATCGATATTCTAACGAAAGGCGGACCTGTGGAATCAACGAATGTAATTGTCTACTCCATCTATAAGGATGCCTTTATTAATAACGATGTCGGATCGGCAAGTGCACAAGCTGTTATCCTATTCTTCTGTGTTCTAGTGTTAACCGTGCTTCAGTTTAAGTTAGGCGAAAGGAAGGTGCACTATCAATGA
- a CDS encoding MerR family transcriptional regulator, with translation MSNEPSYKNRKVITIGIVSELTGLTERKIRYYEERKLIFPERSAKGNRKYSFSDVEQLIDIANKREEGVQTFEIRQQMLRDKRKEAERESRQQMLRGQINARFGIQRE, from the coding sequence ATGAGTAACGAGCCTTCTTATAAGAACAGGAAAGTAATCACAATAGGTATTGTGAGCGAGCTGACTGGTCTTACAGAGCGTAAGATACGTTATTATGAAGAACGCAAGCTCATTTTTCCAGAACGTTCAGCGAAGGGAAATCGCAAGTACTCTTTTTCAGATGTAGAGCAGCTGATTGATATCGCCAACAAAAGAGAAGAGGGTGTGCAAACTTTCGAGATTCGTCAGCAGATGCTAAGAGATAAGAGAAAGGAAGCGGAAAGAGAAAGCCGCCAGCAAATGCTTCGCGGACAAATCAACGCCCGCTTTGGGATACAGAGAGAATAG
- a CDS encoding carbohydrate ABC transporter permease, protein MTSTKRISLYTVLIICAAVMMFPIFYAFSISFMDGEEVLDGQLLPSSFSLTNYVEVFEKVPLLTYLINSFATSAIVMIGQLLVSSLAAFAFVFMKFKGRDLVFFLFISTMMIPWEATMVPNFMTVQSLGWTNNYVGLTIPFFALAFGTFLLRQHFKTIPQELYEASQVAGISRFRFFWNVILPVSKSSLVTLGIYSFLTNWNMYLWPLLVTNTESARTVQIGLKQLQTQEIASDWGVVMAGVVIIILPTLILLFAGQKKLQKGLTQGALK, encoded by the coding sequence ATGACCAGCACAAAACGCATCAGCCTGTATACTGTCCTGATTATCTGCGCCGCTGTCATGATGTTTCCGATTTTCTACGCTTTCAGTATTTCGTTCATGGATGGCGAGGAAGTGCTGGATGGGCAGCTGCTGCCTAGCAGCTTTTCGTTAACAAACTATGTGGAAGTATTTGAGAAGGTTCCGCTGCTCACATATTTGATCAACAGCTTTGCAACGTCAGCAATTGTTATGATTGGTCAGCTGCTCGTAAGCAGTTTAGCAGCGTTTGCTTTCGTTTTCATGAAATTCAAGGGCAGGGACCTTGTATTTTTCCTGTTCATCTCGACCATGATGATTCCTTGGGAAGCAACCATGGTTCCAAACTTCATGACTGTTCAAAGTCTTGGATGGACGAATAATTATGTCGGTTTGACCATCCCATTCTTTGCACTGGCATTCGGTACGTTCCTGTTGCGCCAGCATTTTAAAACAATACCGCAGGAGCTTTACGAGGCTTCTCAAGTCGCTGGTATTTCCAGGTTTCGATTCTTTTGGAACGTTATTCTGCCTGTCAGCAAGTCAAGTCTAGTTACTTTGGGCATTTACAGTTTTTTGACAAACTGGAACATGTATTTATGGCCGCTCCTTGTTACGAACACTGAGTCAGCTCGGACGGTCCAAATCGGACTTAAACAGCTGCAAACACAAGAGATTGCTTCGGATTGGGGAGTCGTCATGGCTGGTGTTGTTATCATCATACTGCCTACTTTAATACTGTTGTTCGCCGGGCAGAAAAAATTACAAAAAGGTCTTACACAAGGTGCACTCAAATAA
- a CDS encoding glycerophosphodiester phosphodiesterase family protein has product MTNQFNPSYESVAARSLANQSLPKSSLPVIAHRGASGFAPENTIAAFDLAVEMHADYIELDVQMTKDGQLVVIHDTSINRTSANAPDETVYVRDLSYASLQYFDVGAAYDAMYEGERVPLLEDVIKRYKGETKFLIELKSPELYDGVEEVIAETLEKNELANVLHAEVILQSFNFGSVAYLSQLLPHVPLGVLTSRSADLTNRKLDKICTYADYVNTHFTNVTQDDTLVSRIHSRNMRIMPWTVRAPGEVQPLIHAGVDGIITDYPNYVK; this is encoded by the coding sequence ATGACAAATCAGTTTAATCCGTCGTATGAGTCAGTAGCTGCAAGGTCGCTTGCTAATCAGTCGTTACCAAAGAGCAGTCTACCCGTCATCGCACACCGCGGAGCGTCCGGATTTGCACCAGAAAACACGATTGCAGCCTTTGATTTGGCAGTCGAGATGCATGCTGATTATATTGAGTTGGATGTGCAGATGACAAAAGATGGTCAGCTTGTTGTCATTCACGATACCTCCATTAATCGCACTAGCGCAAATGCACCGGATGAAACTGTATATGTGAGGGATTTATCGTATGCTTCGCTGCAGTATTTTGATGTCGGTGCTGCTTACGATGCCATGTATGAAGGTGAGCGTGTACCGCTGCTGGAGGATGTAATTAAAAGATATAAAGGGGAAACCAAGTTTCTAATTGAACTGAAGTCTCCGGAACTGTACGATGGTGTCGAAGAAGTAATAGCAGAGACGCTGGAGAAAAATGAACTGGCTAATGTTTTGCATGCAGAAGTAATTTTGCAATCTTTTAATTTTGGGTCAGTCGCTTACTTGTCACAGCTTTTGCCACATGTCCCGCTCGGTGTGCTGACATCACGAAGTGCGGATCTTACAAATCGGAAACTGGATAAGATATGTACGTACGCTGATTATGTAAATACACATTTTACTAACGTAACACAAGACGATACACTGGTTAGCAGAATTCATTCACGTAATATGCGGATCATGCCGTGGACTGTGAGAGCACCTGGTGAAGTGCAGCCGCTTATACATGCTGGTGTAGATGGTATCATTACAGATTATCCTAATTATGTGAAATAA
- a CDS encoding GlsB/YeaQ/YmgE family stress response membrane protein: MSFILYLIVGGIIGWLAGLILGRDVPGGIIGNIIAGIIGAWLGGLIFGDFGPDLAGIAIIPALIGAIIFVFVLSLILRAVRKK; this comes from the coding sequence ATGAGTTTTATCTTATACCTTATCGTCGGCGGTATTATCGGCTGGCTTGCCGGATTAATTCTGGGGCGTGATGTGCCAGGCGGAATTATTGGTAATATTATTGCCGGTATCATCGGTGCTTGGCTCGGTGGTTTGATTTTCGGAGATTTCGGCCCTGACTTAGCTGGCATCGCGATTATTCCAGCTCTAATCGGAGCAATCATCTTCGTGTTTGTCCTAAGCTTAATTTTAAGAGCAGTTCGTAAAAAGTAA
- a CDS encoding ABC transporter substrate-binding protein codes for MKKLLISLSVLFVLFLTACSGTESASGTTEDGKTEIIFWHAMGGELEASVNEIVDNYNQSQDKYTVKPVYQGSYEESLTKLKTVAGTEDAPAVTQIFEAGTKQMIDSGNVQPVQKFIDEEDYDTSQWEENISSYYQVEGEQYSMPFNSSTPVLVYNKDAFKKAGLDPEKAPRTYSELKEAAEKLTIKEGEQTSQYGLSILNYGWFFEELLATQGGMYVDKENGRSGEATKAAFNDEKGQKVFELISDMHKAGTFYNVGQTWDDMRAAFQSETITMMLDSSAGVKGLVDNADFEVGVAYLPHPDGVDPQGVVIGGASLWMAKDISEKQEQATWDFMKYLSTPEVQAKWHVESGYFAINPAAYEEDLVKQEWENYPQLKVTVDQLHDTVSSPATQGALISIFPEARQQIVTGMESLYQGTDPKEALDKAAAEVDTVLEKGSRSR; via the coding sequence ATGAAAAAACTGCTAATTAGCCTATCTGTTTTATTTGTCCTTTTTCTAACAGCTTGTTCGGGCACAGAATCTGCAAGCGGAACAACAGAGGATGGCAAGACGGAAATCATTTTCTGGCATGCAATGGGTGGAGAACTAGAAGCTAGCGTTAATGAAATTGTGGATAATTACAACCAGTCGCAAGACAAATATACAGTTAAACCAGTCTACCAAGGCTCTTATGAAGAGTCTCTGACAAAACTAAAAACTGTCGCCGGTACAGAAGATGCACCGGCAGTAACGCAGATTTTTGAAGCTGGTACGAAGCAGATGATTGACAGCGGTAACGTACAGCCGGTACAGAAATTTATTGACGAGGAAGATTACGATACATCTCAATGGGAAGAAAATATTTCCTCCTACTATCAAGTAGAAGGTGAACAATACTCCATGCCGTTCAACTCCTCGACTCCGGTACTCGTTTATAATAAAGATGCATTTAAGAAAGCAGGGCTGGATCCAGAGAAAGCACCTCGCACATACAGTGAACTGAAAGAAGCGGCTGAGAAGCTGACGATCAAAGAAGGCGAGCAAACATCACAATATGGTTTGTCCATCCTAAATTATGGCTGGTTCTTCGAAGAATTGCTTGCTACACAAGGCGGCATGTACGTAGATAAGGAAAATGGCCGTTCTGGCGAAGCAACGAAAGCTGCATTCAACGATGAAAAGGGACAAAAAGTGTTTGAATTGATCAGTGACATGCATAAAGCTGGTACTTTCTACAATGTTGGTCAGACTTGGGATGATATGCGAGCCGCCTTCCAATCCGAAACGATTACGATGATGCTCGATTCATCTGCAGGGGTCAAAGGTCTTGTGGATAATGCAGATTTTGAAGTTGGCGTTGCTTATCTGCCGCATCCAGACGGTGTGGATCCGCAAGGTGTTGTTATCGGAGGAGCTTCACTTTGGATGGCAAAAGATATTAGCGAAAAGCAGGAACAGGCTACTTGGGACTTTATGAAGTATCTTTCCACACCTGAAGTACAAGCAAAATGGCATGTCGAGTCTGGATACTTTGCTATCAATCCCGCCGCTTACGAAGAAGATCTTGTAAAGCAGGAATGGGAGAACTACCCGCAGCTGAAAGTAACTGTCGACCAGCTTCATGACACTGTATCTAGTCCAGCTACACAAGGTGCGCTTATCTCCATTTTCCCAGAAGCACGTCAGCAAATTGTAACTGGTATGGAAAGTCTTTACCAAGGTACCGATCCGAAAGAAGCTTTAGATAAAGCAGCTGCAGAAGTTGACACGGTTCTCGAAAAGGGCAGCCGCAGCAGATAA
- a CDS encoding inorganic phosphate transporter has translation MDVLLIITILTVIFALAFDFINGFHDTANAIATSVSTKALKPKHAIIMAAIMNFVGAMTFTGVAKTITSDIANPDNIVNGSVVILAALIAGIAWNLITWYYGIPSSSSHAIIGALAGAVIASSGFATLNGSGFIKILEALILSPILAFVVGFILYNIIKLIFREKNLPKTNKNFRRVQILTAALQSFTHGTNDAQKAMGIITMALITAGLHTSSEIPLWVQASCATAMGLGTSIGGWKIIKTVGGKIMKIRPVNGVAADITGAFIIFGATFIHLPVSTTHVISSSIMGVGSAHRRKGVNWGTAKRMVITWVITLPITACLGALMYAILNIFF, from the coding sequence ATGGATGTTTTATTAATCATCACCATTCTAACCGTCATATTTGCTCTTGCTTTCGACTTCATCAACGGATTTCATGACACAGCCAATGCGATTGCAACATCTGTTTCTACTAAGGCCTTAAAACCAAAACATGCAATTATTATGGCAGCTATCATGAATTTCGTCGGCGCAATGACTTTTACTGGAGTTGCAAAGACGATTACAAGTGATATCGCCAACCCTGATAATATTGTAAATGGATCTGTGGTAATCTTAGCAGCTCTGATTGCCGGAATTGCATGGAACTTAATTACTTGGTATTACGGGATACCGAGCAGTTCCTCGCACGCTATTATCGGTGCTTTAGCTGGGGCAGTCATTGCTTCCAGCGGATTTGCTACTTTAAACGGAAGCGGTTTTATTAAGATTTTAGAAGCATTGATTCTTTCTCCAATCCTTGCTTTTGTTGTAGGTTTTATTTTATATAACATCATCAAACTCATCTTCCGGGAGAAAAACTTGCCGAAGACAAATAAAAACTTCCGTCGGGTACAGATTTTAACAGCTGCACTTCAGTCGTTTACCCATGGTACGAACGACGCGCAGAAAGCGATGGGTATTATCACGATGGCCTTAATTACTGCAGGTCTTCATACATCCAGCGAGATACCGCTCTGGGTGCAAGCATCCTGTGCGACTGCAATGGGACTTGGTACTTCTATCGGCGGCTGGAAGATTATTAAAACAGTTGGCGGTAAGATCATGAAAATTCGTCCAGTAAACGGTGTAGCTGCCGATATAACTGGAGCATTCATTATCTTTGGTGCAACATTTATCCACTTGCCAGTAAGTACGACGCATGTTATTTCCTCTTCTATTATGGGGGTAGGATCTGCACACCGTCGTAAAGGAGTTAACTGGGGAACTGCTAAGCGTATGGTCATTACGTGGGTTATCACATTACCAATTACTGCTTGCTTAGGTGCGTTAATGTATGCCATCTTAAATATCTTCTTCTAA
- a CDS encoding methionine ABC transporter ATP-binding protein, with amino-acid sequence MIELKNVTKTFTTGKKTVEALKDVSLKIKKGEIYGVIGFSGAGKSTLIRCTNLLERPTEGEVRIDGIDLTKLKKGQLRKERSKIGMIFQHFNLLTTATVYENVARPLKLSKVPKHEITERVKKYLKIVGLEEKQHVYPAQLSGGQKQRVAIARALAQEPEVLLSDEATSALDPNTTSSILELLLRVNKELGITIFLITHELDVIQRICDRVGVMHQGELVEEGSVIDVFTKPQHPQTRNFVFDDANFKVPDSVKKGLSATGRIISLTFIGSSSSEPFLASITKKYDVVPSILAGGIDQLKENSVGKLLIHLQGDAAEVEKAISYLEEREITVEEVAS; translated from the coding sequence TTGATTGAATTAAAGAATGTAACCAAAACCTTTACCACTGGCAAGAAAACAGTGGAGGCATTGAAAGATGTCTCCCTAAAAATTAAAAAAGGTGAGATCTATGGCGTGATCGGATTCAGCGGAGCGGGGAAAAGTACCCTGATCCGCTGTACTAACTTACTGGAACGTCCGACCGAAGGAGAAGTACGTATAGATGGAATAGATCTTACAAAGCTGAAAAAAGGGCAGCTACGTAAAGAGAGAAGCAAAATCGGTATGATCTTCCAGCATTTCAATTTGCTTACGACAGCTACTGTGTACGAGAATGTAGCTCGTCCGCTGAAGCTTAGTAAAGTTCCAAAACACGAAATCACCGAGCGTGTGAAGAAATATTTGAAAATTGTCGGTCTGGAAGAAAAGCAACATGTATATCCAGCTCAATTATCAGGCGGACAGAAGCAGCGAGTTGCAATTGCTCGAGCGCTTGCTCAGGAACCAGAGGTCTTGTTAAGTGATGAAGCAACGAGTGCGCTGGATCCGAATACAACATCCTCCATTTTAGAGCTGCTGCTGCGTGTGAATAAAGAATTGGGAATTACGATTTTCTTAATTACCCATGAACTGGATGTTATTCAGCGTATTTGTGATCGCGTAGGTGTGATGCATCAAGGAGAGTTAGTCGAAGAAGGTTCAGTCATTGATGTATTCACAAAACCACAGCATCCGCAGACAAGAAACTTTGTCTTTGACGATGCGAACTTCAAAGTTCCGGATAGCGTCAAGAAAGGACTTAGCGCAACAGGGCGGATTATTTCGCTTACCTTTATTGGAAGTTCTTCCAGTGAGCCTTTCCTTGCATCAATTACGAAGAAATACGATGTTGTTCCAAGTATATTAGCAGGTGGAATTGATCAGCTGAAAGAAAACTCTGTTGGGAAACTGCTCATTCATCTGCAAGGTGATGCTGCTGAAGTTGAGAAAGCTATCTCTTATTTAGAAGAACGTGAGATAACGGTTGAGGAGGTGGCGTCATGA
- a CDS encoding MetQ/NlpA family ABC transporter substrate-binding protein, whose translation MKKILSFGLIGLLALFLAACGNDTSGALAEDEILVGATGGPHEQVMEKVKELAADEGIEVEIKTFNDYNTPNSALDEGSLDANSYQTLSFLEDQKENKGYELTEVFKTLTFPMGIYSEKIKGISELKEGDKIAVPNDPANEYRALKLFEQAGVLKVDPEATNTATAKDVVENPLNLEIVELDAAQLPAQLEEVQAAAINTNFAMGAGLTIKDDAIFAEDIENNPWSNYFVVRTANKDDEIVSKLKDIYQSDEMKQFVEEEFNGSVVPSW comes from the coding sequence ATGAAAAAAATCTTAAGCTTCGGACTAATTGGATTATTAGCATTATTTTTAGCGGCATGCGGCAATGACACTTCTGGTGCACTAGCAGAGGACGAAATCTTGGTAGGGGCTACGGGCGGACCGCATGAACAAGTGATGGAAAAGGTAAAAGAACTTGCAGCTGATGAAGGAATTGAAGTAGAGATCAAAACGTTTAACGATTACAATACACCAAACAGTGCTTTAGATGAAGGAAGCCTGGATGCCAACAGTTATCAGACGTTGAGCTTCCTGGAAGATCAGAAAGAAAATAAAGGCTATGAACTAACGGAAGTATTTAAAACACTAACATTTCCAATGGGTATCTACTCTGAAAAAATTAAAGGCATTTCAGAACTAAAAGAAGGCGATAAAATCGCTGTACCAAATGATCCAGCAAATGAATACCGTGCATTAAAATTGTTTGAACAAGCCGGTGTGTTAAAAGTTGATCCGGAAGCAACGAATACAGCAACTGCAAAAGACGTAGTTGAGAATCCGCTTAATCTGGAAATCGTAGAATTGGATGCAGCACAATTGCCAGCGCAATTGGAAGAAGTTCAAGCAGCAGCCATTAATACAAACTTCGCAATGGGTGCAGGATTAACAATTAAAGATGACGCCATTTTTGCTGAAGATATCGAAAACAATCCGTGGTCTAATTACTTTGTTGTTCGAACAGCTAATAAAGATGATGAGATTGTGAGCAAGCTGAAGGATATCTATCAGTCTGACGAGATGAAGCAATTTGTAGAAGAAGAATTCAACGGATCTGTTGTTCCAAGCTGGTAA
- a CDS encoding methionine ABC transporter permease, with protein MIAEFWTEWGADITQALWETILMTAIPLAISIIIGLPLGILLVMTRKGGQAENRTFYSITNAIINVIRSIPFIILLFLLIPVTRFVAGTTIGVEGVILPLVVYTAPYIARLMESALLEVNKGVIEAYESMGIPTMKIIWSVIVREARSTIILGLTIATIGLIGATAMAGLVGAGGLGDLAYQYGHLRFEPVVMYVVIIVLIVLVQAMQTLGNIWARNLRKD; from the coding sequence ATGATTGCGGAATTTTGGACAGAGTGGGGTGCTGATATTACACAAGCACTTTGGGAAACCATTTTGATGACAGCCATCCCATTGGCAATATCAATTATCATCGGACTTCCTTTAGGTATTTTGCTCGTAATGACACGTAAAGGCGGTCAGGCAGAAAATCGGACATTTTATTCAATTACAAATGCGATTATAAATGTTATTCGTTCTATCCCATTCATTATCCTTCTTTTCCTATTGATTCCGGTAACGCGGTTTGTAGCTGGAACAACAATTGGGGTTGAGGGTGTTATTCTGCCTCTTGTAGTTTATACAGCACCTTATATTGCTCGTTTAATGGAATCTGCACTGCTGGAAGTGAACAAAGGCGTTATAGAAGCGTATGAGTCGATGGGTATTCCTACAATGAAAATAATCTGGAGTGTTATTGTCAGAGAAGCGCGCTCTACTATAATTCTTGGTTTGACAATTGCTACGATTGGTTTAATTGGAGCTACAGCAATGGCAGGCCTTGTTGGTGCCGGAGGACTTGGTGATTTGGCTTATCAATATGGTCATTTACGATTTGAGCCTGTCGTCATGTATGTGGTTATTATTGTTCTAATTGTACTTGTACAGGCGATGCAAACACTAGGTAATATCTGGGCAAGGAATTTGCGAAAAGATTAA
- a CDS encoding ABC transporter ATP-binding protein gives MAHVELAGLKKSYDGKKNVIEKVDLKLEQGEFFVLVGPSGCGKSTILRMIAGLEPITDGSLFVNGTRMNHAPPNKRNLSMVFQNYALYPHLNVEQNIMFGLHTKRISREEQQHRCTEAAEMLGLADYLKRKPRELSGGQRQRVALARAIVTQSPLCLMDEPLSNLDAKLRARMRSEIRQIQRKLGITMIYVTHDQTEAMTMADRMMILHEGQVMQIGKPLDIYNHPANAFTATFIGSPAMNVMAAGINPASIYLSQQCTLPNPMKSSSKEASKQVLFGIRPEHIHFSAPEQADVVVEVVNTEILGTETLITFIMDDPKKQWIARWNGQWQFSVGDQIPIRFDLNSIHLFSQDKGRLLWTSNEVQPTQSAREVLR, from the coding sequence ATGGCACATGTAGAGCTAGCCGGATTAAAGAAGTCCTATGATGGCAAGAAAAATGTCATTGAAAAAGTCGATTTAAAACTGGAGCAAGGTGAATTTTTCGTGCTGGTTGGTCCTTCTGGCTGCGGAAAAAGCACCATCCTCCGCATGATAGCTGGACTGGAACCAATCACAGATGGCAGCTTATTCGTGAATGGAACACGAATGAATCATGCACCTCCAAATAAACGAAATCTTTCCATGGTCTTTCAAAATTATGCCCTGTATCCGCATTTGAATGTGGAACAGAATATTATGTTTGGCTTACATACAAAGAGAATATCACGTGAAGAACAACAGCATCGTTGTACAGAAGCTGCTGAAATGCTTGGATTGGCTGACTATCTAAAACGAAAGCCTCGCGAGCTGTCAGGCGGTCAGAGACAGCGTGTCGCCTTGGCAAGAGCTATTGTGACACAGTCGCCTCTTTGCCTGATGGATGAACCGCTGTCTAATTTAGATGCCAAGCTTCGTGCTCGCATGCGTTCAGAAATCAGACAAATTCAGCGTAAGTTAGGAATTACAATGATTTACGTCACACACGATCAAACAGAAGCAATGACAATGGCCGACCGCATGATGATTCTCCATGAAGGCCAGGTCATGCAGATCGGCAAACCGCTTGACATATACAACCATCCTGCCAATGCCTTTACAGCAACATTTATTGGATCTCCTGCCATGAATGTGATGGCTGCGGGAATAAATCCAGCCAGCATTTATCTGTCACAGCAGTGCACACTTCCTAACCCGATGAAAAGCAGCAGCAAAGAAGCTAGCAAGCAGGTACTATTCGGCATTCGGCCAGAGCATATTCACTTCTCTGCACCCGAGCAAGCAGATGTGGTTGTGGAAGTCGTTAATACAGAAATCCTCGGTACAGAGACGCTTATCACATTTATCATGGATGATCCGAAGAAGCAATGGATTGCCCGTTGGAACGGCCAATGGCAATTTTCGGTTGGAGATCAGATTCCAATTCGTTTTGACTTAAATTCAATCCATCTGTTTTCTCAAGACAAAGGAAGGCTGCTTTGGACCTCTAATGAAGTTCAGCCGACTCAGTCAGCCAGAGAGGTGCTTAGATGA